A window from Aliidongia dinghuensis encodes these proteins:
- the nuoN gene encoding NADH-quinone oxidoreductase subunit NuoN, protein MMPVPDLSPALPELFLAVAAMALMMVGVFRADRTSAVVSWLSVLALIVDFVLVERGPASRTVTFSGMFVTEQFAVFMKSLILIGSAVSIVMARQFNERAKVDRFEFPILILFATIGMMAMVSANDLISLYVGLELQSLSLYVLAAFKRDTVKSTEAGLKYFVLGALSSGMLLFGSSWIYGFAGTTNFDQLAKLLSTEAGTSSIGLIIGVVFLSVGIAFKCSAVPFHMWTPDVYEGAPTPVTSFFAVGPKIAALSLFLRVMIEPLGHLAHQWQQIIWAISFASMVLGSYAAINQSNIKRLMAYSSIGHVGYALIGLAAGTTDGVRGVLIYLAVYLFMSLGAFSVILCMERRGEPVEEIADLAGLSKSQPLTAAALAVFMFSMAGVPPLAGFVPKFIIFMSAIHAGLVWLAVFGVLASVVGCYYYIRIIKMMYFDTPAEALDTSAGGGAVRVVMALTTLVILLFILIPAPLVATAEAAAASLFQG, encoded by the coding sequence ATGATGCCCGTTCCCGATCTTTCGCCGGCGCTGCCGGAGCTGTTCCTCGCCGTCGCCGCGATGGCGCTGATGATGGTCGGCGTGTTCCGGGCCGACCGCACCTCCGCTGTCGTCTCGTGGCTGAGCGTCTTGGCGCTGATCGTCGATTTCGTGCTGGTCGAGCGCGGTCCCGCGAGCCGTACCGTCACCTTCAGCGGCATGTTCGTGACCGAGCAGTTCGCGGTCTTCATGAAATCGCTGATCCTGATCGGCTCGGCGGTCTCGATCGTGATGGCGCGCCAGTTCAACGAGCGGGCCAAGGTCGACCGGTTCGAGTTCCCGATCCTGATCCTGTTCGCGACCATCGGCATGATGGCGATGGTCTCGGCCAACGACCTGATCTCGCTCTATGTCGGCCTCGAGTTGCAGAGCCTGTCGCTCTACGTGCTGGCCGCCTTCAAGCGCGACACGGTGAAGTCGACCGAGGCGGGCCTCAAGTACTTCGTGCTCGGTGCGCTCAGCTCCGGCATGCTGCTGTTCGGCTCGTCCTGGATCTACGGCTTCGCCGGCACCACCAACTTCGACCAGCTGGCGAAGCTGCTCAGCACGGAGGCCGGCACGAGCTCGATCGGCCTCATCATCGGCGTCGTGTTCCTGTCGGTCGGCATCGCGTTCAAGTGCTCGGCCGTGCCGTTCCACATGTGGACGCCGGATGTCTACGAGGGCGCGCCGACGCCGGTCACGAGCTTCTTTGCGGTCGGCCCGAAGATCGCGGCCCTGTCGCTGTTCCTGCGCGTCATGATCGAGCCCCTGGGCCACCTGGCGCACCAGTGGCAGCAGATCATCTGGGCGATCTCGTTCGCCTCCATGGTGCTGGGCTCCTACGCCGCGATCAACCAGTCGAACATCAAGCGCCTGATGGCCTACAGCTCGATCGGCCATGTCGGCTATGCGCTGATCGGCCTCGCCGCCGGGACCACCGACGGCGTGCGCGGCGTGCTGATCTATCTCGCGGTCTATCTGTTCATGAGCCTCGGCGCCTTCTCGGTCATCCTGTGCATGGAGCGCCGGGGCGAGCCGGTCGAGGAGATCGCCGATCTCGCCGGCCTGTCGAAGAGCCAGCCGCTGACCGCGGCGGCGCTCGCCGTGTTCATGTTCTCGATGGCTGGCGTGCCGCCGCTCGCGGGCTTCGTGCCGAAGTTCATCATCTTCATGTCGGCGATCCATGCCGGCCTGGTGTGGCTCGCCGTCTTCGGCGTGCTGGCCAGCGTCGTGGGCTGCTACTACTACATCCGCATCATCAAGATGATGTACTTCGACACCCCGGCCGAGGCGCTCGACACGTCGGCCGGTGGCGGCGCCGTACGCGTCGTCATGGCGCTGACGACGCTCGTCATCCTGCTGTTCATCCTGATCCCGGCGCCGCTCGTCGCAACGGCCGAGGCGGCGGCGGCCTCGCTGTTCCAGGGATGA
- a CDS encoding NADH-quinone oxidoreductase subunit M: MSNWPLLSLVTFLPLVGGAFILVLRGDEELVARNARWIALWTSLITFALSIPLWTGFDSKSADFQFVEQADWMPSLHIAYHMGIDGISLFFVLLSTLLTPICVLASWEAIHTRVKEYMLAFLILETMMVGMFCALDLIVFYIFFEGVLIPMFLIIGIWGGQRRVYAAFKFFLYTFLGSVLMLLAILAIYWQLGTTDIPTAMHATLPKTLQNYLWLAFFASFAVKVPMWPVHTWLPDAHVEAPTAGSVILAGVLLKMGAYGFLRFSVPVFPDASATFAPLVYALSVIAIIYTSLVALAQEDMKKLIAYSSVAHMGFVTIGIFTLSQQGVQGALITMISHGFVSGALFLCVGVVYDRLHTREIARYGGLAENMPNYAFVFMIFMMASIGLPGTSGFVGEFLVLNGAFATNTWVGFLATTGTILGAAYMLYLYRRVIFGKITREDVRAMLDLTWREKLIFAPLIVLVFWMGIYPSSFLEPMKPAVNFVIDRGHIASLPRPSVAAADAVSVVK, translated from the coding sequence ATGAGCAACTGGCCGCTCCTGTCGCTGGTCACCTTCCTGCCGCTGGTGGGTGGCGCGTTCATCCTGGTGCTGCGCGGCGACGAGGAACTCGTCGCGCGCAATGCCCGCTGGATCGCGCTCTGGACCTCTCTCATCACCTTCGCGCTGTCGATCCCGCTCTGGACGGGCTTCGATTCGAAGAGTGCCGACTTCCAGTTCGTCGAGCAGGCGGACTGGATGCCGAGCCTCCACATCGCCTACCACATGGGCATCGACGGCATTTCGCTGTTCTTCGTGCTGTTGTCGACGCTCTTGACGCCGATCTGCGTGCTCGCCTCGTGGGAGGCGATCCACACGCGCGTCAAGGAATACATGCTCGCCTTCCTCATCCTCGAGACGATGATGGTCGGCATGTTCTGCGCGCTTGATCTCATCGTCTTCTACATCTTCTTCGAAGGCGTGCTGATCCCGATGTTCCTGATCATCGGCATCTGGGGCGGCCAGCGGCGCGTCTACGCGGCGTTCAAGTTCTTTCTCTACACGTTCCTGGGCTCGGTCCTGATGCTGCTCGCGATCCTCGCGATCTACTGGCAGCTCGGCACGACCGACATCCCGACGGCGATGCACGCGACCCTGCCGAAGACGCTGCAGAACTACCTGTGGCTCGCGTTCTTCGCGTCCTTCGCGGTCAAGGTGCCGATGTGGCCGGTCCATACCTGGCTGCCGGACGCGCATGTCGAGGCGCCGACCGCGGGCTCGGTCATCCTGGCCGGCGTGCTGCTGAAGATGGGTGCGTACGGTTTCCTGCGCTTCTCGGTGCCGGTGTTCCCGGACGCGAGCGCCACTTTCGCGCCGCTCGTCTATGCGCTCTCCGTCATCGCGATCATCTACACGTCGCTGGTGGCGCTGGCGCAGGAGGACATGAAGAAGCTGATCGCCTATTCCTCGGTCGCCCACATGGGCTTCGTCACGATCGGCATCTTCACGCTGTCGCAGCAGGGCGTGCAGGGCGCACTCATCACCATGATCAGCCACGGTTTCGTGTCGGGCGCCTTGTTCCTCTGCGTCGGCGTCGTCTATGACCGGCTGCATACCCGCGAGATCGCGCGCTACGGCGGCCTGGCCGAGAACATGCCGAACTATGCCTTCGTCTTCATGATCTTCATGATGGCGTCGATCGGCCTGCCCGGCACCTCGGGCTTCGTCGGCGAATTCCTGGTGCTGAACGGCGCGTTCGCGACGAACACCTGGGTGGGCTTCCTCGCGACCACGGGCACCATCCTGGGCGCCGCCTACATGCTCTACCTCTATCGCCGGGTGATCTTCGGCAAGATCACGCGCGAGGACGTGCGTGCCATGCTCGACCTCACGTGGCGCGAGAAGCTGATTTTCGCGCCGCTGATCGTGCTCGTCTTCTGGATGGGCATCTACCCGTCCTCGTTCCTCGAGCCGATGAAGCCGGCGGTCAATTTCGTGATCGATCGCGGTCACATCGCCTCGCTGCCCCGGCCGAGCGTGGCCGCGGCCGACGCAGTCTCGGTGGTGAAGTGA
- the nuoL gene encoding NADH-quinone oxidoreductase subunit L: MATAIVFLPLIAAIIVGLLGRTLGDRVSQLITCGCVLVAAALSVLVFKDVALDHHTQTISLLNWIDTGPLSVDWAIRLDTLTAVMLIVVTGVSSMVHVYSIGYMSHDHSIPRFMAYLSLFTFAMLMLVTADNLVQMFFGWEGVGLASYLLIGFWYDRPSANAAAIKAFVVNRIGDFGFSLGIFAAFFLFGTLQFDQIFAAAPGAVGKTFHFLSWDVDALTCTSILLFIGAMGKSAQLGLHTWLPDAMEGPTPVSALIHAATMVTAGVFMVCRLSPLLEYSNDALHFIAIIGAATAIFAASVGMAQNDIKRVIAYSTCSQLGYMVFAAGVSAYPAAMFHLATHASFKALLFLSAGSVIHAMSGEQDMRKMGGLWKLIPVTYVMMWIGNLALAGIPPFAGYWSKDTIIEAAYAAGTPYGHFAYWLGIAAAFLTSFYSWRLLFMTFHGKSRADHHTLEHVHESPMVMVVPLIVLAIGAVFAGWLGNADFVGEGLKEFWGKSILILDSHPGLAAREEIPPLMSYMALIVGVAGIVLAWVFYVAVPSLPGAFTSAAKTLYLACLNKWYFDEIYDFLVVKPAMWLGWGLWKGGDGMIIDGLGPDGVAAVTRGLSRRASKLQTGYVYHYAFAMLIGVLCLVSWYLLSQR; the protein is encoded by the coding sequence ATGGCTACCGCCATCGTCTTTCTGCCGCTCATCGCGGCGATCATCGTCGGCCTGCTCGGACGCACGCTGGGCGACCGCGTCTCGCAACTGATCACCTGCGGCTGCGTGCTCGTGGCCGCCGCACTCTCGGTCCTGGTGTTCAAGGATGTGGCGCTCGACCACCACACACAGACCATCTCGCTCCTGAACTGGATCGACACGGGTCCGCTGTCCGTCGACTGGGCAATCCGCCTCGATACGCTCACTGCGGTCATGCTGATCGTCGTGACCGGCGTGTCGTCGATGGTCCATGTCTATTCGATCGGCTACATGTCGCACGATCACTCGATCCCGCGCTTCATGGCCTATCTGTCGCTGTTTACCTTCGCCATGCTGATGCTGGTGACGGCCGACAATCTGGTGCAGATGTTTTTCGGCTGGGAGGGCGTCGGTCTCGCGTCTTATCTGCTGATCGGCTTCTGGTACGACCGCCCGTCGGCCAATGCCGCGGCGATCAAGGCCTTCGTCGTCAACCGCATCGGCGACTTCGGCTTCTCGCTTGGCATCTTCGCGGCCTTCTTCCTGTTCGGCACGCTGCAGTTCGACCAGATCTTCGCGGCGGCGCCCGGTGCCGTCGGCAAGACGTTCCATTTCCTGTCGTGGGATGTCGACGCGCTCACCTGCACCTCGATCCTGCTGTTCATCGGCGCCATGGGTAAGTCGGCGCAGCTGGGCCTGCACACCTGGCTGCCGGACGCGATGGAAGGCCCGACCCCGGTCTCGGCCCTCATCCATGCCGCGACCATGGTGACTGCCGGCGTGTTCATGGTGTGCCGGCTGTCGCCGTTGCTCGAGTACTCGAACGATGCGCTCCACTTCATTGCGATCATCGGCGCTGCGACGGCGATCTTCGCGGCCTCGGTCGGCATGGCGCAGAACGACATCAAGCGCGTCATCGCGTACTCGACCTGCAGCCAGCTCGGATACATGGTCTTCGCTGCTGGCGTCTCGGCCTATCCGGCCGCGATGTTCCACCTGGCGACCCACGCATCCTTCAAGGCGCTCCTGTTCCTCAGCGCCGGCTCGGTCATCCATGCCATGTCGGGCGAGCAGGACATGCGCAAGATGGGCGGCCTTTGGAAGCTGATCCCTGTCACCTACGTGATGATGTGGATCGGCAACCTGGCGCTCGCCGGCATCCCGCCGTTCGCCGGTTACTGGTCCAAGGACACGATCATCGAGGCGGCCTATGCCGCCGGGACGCCGTACGGCCATTTCGCCTACTGGCTCGGCATCGCGGCTGCGTTCCTGACCAGCTTCTACTCGTGGCGTCTCCTGTTCATGACGTTCCACGGCAAGAGCCGCGCGGACCATCACACGCTCGAGCATGTGCATGAGTCGCCGATGGTCATGGTCGTGCCGCTGATCGTACTCGCGATCGGTGCGGTGTTTGCCGGCTGGCTCGGCAATGCGGACTTCGTGGGCGAGGGCCTGAAAGAGTTCTGGGGCAAGTCGATCCTGATCCTCGACAGCCATCCGGGCCTGGCCGCGCGCGAGGAGATCCCGCCGCTCATGAGCTATATGGCGCTCATCGTCGGCGTCGCCGGCATCGTGCTCGCCTGGGTCTTCTACGTCGCGGTGCCGAGCCTGCCCGGTGCCTTCACCTCGGCGGCGAAGACGCTTTATCTCGCGTGCCTCAACAAGTGGTACTTCGACGAGATCTACGACTTCCTCGTGGTCAAGCCGGCCATGTGGCTCGGCTGGGGCCTGTGGAAGGGCGGCGATGGCATGATCATCGACGGGCTCGGCCCCGACGGCGTCGCGGCCGTCACCCGCGGCCTGTCGCGCCGGGCGAGCAAGCTCCAGACCGGCTATGTCTATCACTATGCGTTCGCGATGCTCATAGGCGTGCTGTGCCTGGTGTCGTGGTACCTTCTGTCTCAGCGGTGA
- the nuoK gene encoding NADH-quinone oxidoreductase subunit NuoK has translation MEIGLAHYLVVAALLFTLGIFGIFLNRRNVIIILMSVELMLLSVNINFVAFSSFLGDLTGQVFAMFVLTVAAAEAAIGLAILVVYFRNRGTIAVEDINLMRG, from the coding sequence ATGGAAATCGGTCTTGCCCATTACCTGGTCGTGGCGGCGCTGCTGTTCACGCTCGGGATCTTCGGCATCTTCCTCAACCGCCGGAACGTCATCATCATCCTGATGTCGGTCGAGCTCATGCTGCTCTCCGTCAACATCAATTTCGTGGCGTTCTCGAGCTTCCTAGGCGACCTCACCGGCCAGGTGTTCGCCATGTTCGTGCTGACCGTCGCCGCCGCCGAGGCGGCGATCGGTCTCGCCATCCTGGTCGTCTATTTCCGCAACCGCGGCACCATCGCGGTTGAGGACATCAACCTGATGAGGGGCTAG